In Triticum aestivum cultivar Chinese Spring chromosome 5B, IWGSC CS RefSeq v2.1, whole genome shotgun sequence, the following proteins share a genomic window:
- the LOC123112474 gene encoding uncharacterized protein isoform X2: protein MVAWRESYLDLILIPLGLLLPALYHAWLWRAVRRRPLSTAFGVYSAARRLWAAGMMRDNDDKKGVLVVQSLRNVIMGSTLMATTSVLFCTGIAAVLSSTYSVKKPLSDAVFGAHGEYMMALNFLINTSCLPLPDAGKDDDGARLVGLQLPAGAVGDYVGEILERSFTLNFIGNRLFYAGVPLLLWIFGPVLAFLSAVVMIPILYNLDMVNVAADRGTKEHSSGCVNGKANGNGCMQV, encoded by the exons ATGGTGGCGTGGAGGGAGAGCTACCTGGACCTGATCCTGATCCCGCTGGGCCTGCTGCTGCCGGCGCTGTACCACGCCTGGCTGTGGCGGGCCGTGCGGCGCCGCCCGCTCTCCACGGCCTTCGGGGTCTACTCGGCGGCGCGCAGGCTCTGGGCGGCCGGCATGATGCGGGACAACGACGACAAGAAGGGGGTGCTGGTTGTGCAGTCGCTGCGGAACGTCATCATGGGGTCCACGCTCATGGCCACCACGTCGGTGCTCTTCTGCACGGGCATCGCCGCCGTGCTCAGCAGCACCTACTCCGTCAAGAAGCCGCTGAGCGACGCCGTGTTCGGCGCGCACGGGGAGTACATGATGGCGCTCAA CTTCCTCATCAACACCTCCTGCCTCCCCCTCCCCGACGCCGGTAAGGACGACGACGGCGCCCGCCTGGTCGGCCTGCAGCTGCCGGCCGGCGCCGTCGGCGACTACGTGGGCGAGATCCTGGAGAGGAGCTTCACGCTCAACTTCATCGGCAACAGGCTCTTCTACGCCGGGGTGCCCCTCCTGCTCTGGATCTTCGGCCCGGTGCTCGCCTTCCTCTCCGCCGTGGTCATGATCCCCATACTCTACAACCTCGACATGGTTAACGTCGCCGCCGACAGAGGAACGAAGGAACACAGCAGCGGCTGCGTCAACGGCAAGGCGAACGGGAACGGCTGCATGCAAGTCTGA
- the LOC123112474 gene encoding uncharacterized protein isoform X1, producing MVAWRESYLDLILIPLGLLLPALYHAWLWRAVRRRPLSTAFGVYSAARRLWAAGMMRDNDDKKGVLVVQSLRNVIMGSTLMATTSVLFCTGIAAVLSSTYSVKKPLSDAVFGAHGEYMMALKYVALLLVFLFAFLCHTLTICFLNQASFLINTSCLPLPDAGKDDDGARLVGLQLPAGAVGDYVGEILERSFTLNFIGNRLFYAGVPLLLWIFGPVLAFLSAVVMIPILYNLDMVNVAADRGTKEHSSGCVNGKANGNGCMQV from the coding sequence ATGGTGGCGTGGAGGGAGAGCTACCTGGACCTGATCCTGATCCCGCTGGGCCTGCTGCTGCCGGCGCTGTACCACGCCTGGCTGTGGCGGGCCGTGCGGCGCCGCCCGCTCTCCACGGCCTTCGGGGTCTACTCGGCGGCGCGCAGGCTCTGGGCGGCCGGCATGATGCGGGACAACGACGACAAGAAGGGGGTGCTGGTTGTGCAGTCGCTGCGGAACGTCATCATGGGGTCCACGCTCATGGCCACCACGTCGGTGCTCTTCTGCACGGGCATCGCCGCCGTGCTCAGCAGCACCTACTCCGTCAAGAAGCCGCTGAGCGACGCCGTGTTCGGCGCGCACGGGGAGTACATGATGGCGCTCAAGTACGTGGCGCTGCTGCTCGTCTTCCTCTTCGCCTTCCTCTGCCACACCCTCACCATCTGCTTCCTCAACCAAGCCAGCTTCCTCATCAACACCTCCTGCCTCCCCCTCCCCGACGCCGGTAAGGACGACGACGGCGCCCGCCTGGTCGGCCTGCAGCTGCCGGCCGGCGCCGTCGGCGACTACGTGGGCGAGATCCTGGAGAGGAGCTTCACGCTCAACTTCATCGGCAACAGGCTCTTCTACGCCGGGGTGCCCCTCCTGCTCTGGATCTTCGGCCCGGTGCTCGCCTTCCTCTCCGCCGTGGTCATGATCCCCATACTCTACAACCTCGACATGGTTAACGTCGCCGCCGACAGAGGAACGAAGGAACACAGCAGCGGCTGCGTCAACGGCAAGGCGAACGGGAACGGCTGCATGCAAGTCTGA